ATCCCTGATTCCCGTAAAGCTCAATCTGCTGAAAGCCGAAATTCTGCTTACAGTGTTTAAAAAAGAGCCTTTTTATGAGATTACGGGAGAATTACTATTTAATGATATTTCTCTTTCTTTCAAAAATGTAATAATCCGCCATGATTGTTTCATCTATCATCAGAATACATTGAATCTCATTGACAATCCTGATCTTCTTAGGGTGATCAGATTTTTTAAGTCCAATAATGAGATTCTGCTGATTCATGCATCAAAGTATGAACACTTTTTACATACTGTTTTATCTCCATTAGAGACTCATGTCCAAATCAATTACAGCTACATTCGTACTGCCAGTCCGGTACAGCTTCAGGAAAAGGATTTCCAAATGGAAAAGATCATTTATCTTCACCAGGAAGGCAACTATATCTCCATCACACCCGTAATGAAATACGGATCCGTAGAGGTGGCAGTATACTCCCGGAAGCAATTATATGATACGGATCAGAATGGAAATCTGTTTAAAATTGAACGCAATTACGAAGCTGAAACAGCACTTACATCCATTGTCATGATACAGCATGAGGATTTTCAGGACCAACTGGAGGGACATGAATATTTCTACTTGTACAAAGATAAATTTCTGGATGCCGATTGGTTTTTAAGAACTTTTGAAGCATGGAGAAATGAAGGGATAACCATCCTTGGATTTAATGAACTCAAAAATAACAAACTGAACCCTCACTCTGCGAAAATCAACATCCAGGTGACAAGTGGTATCGACTGGTTCAATGCTAAACTAAGTGTGCGTTTCGGAGGTAAAGAAGCTTCTTTGAAACAGGTACACCGGGCCCTTCGTAATAAAACAAAGTTTATACAACTGGATGATGGCACCCAGGGAATTTTACCTGATGAATGGATAAAGAAGATCGACAGGTATTTTCAGATTGGTGATATGGACGGAGAGTTGCTTAAAATTCCAAAAGTTAGCTTTTCGGAGGTTTCGGATTGGTTTGAAAAAGAGGTTTTATCAAAAGAGGTACAGACTGAAATTCATTCTTACTCCAAGCAATTCTCTGTGCTGAAAAAAGCACCTGAAATTCCCGTTCCTGCAGGATTGAGAACTACCCTACGAGATTATCAGAAAGAAGGCCTCAATTGGCTGGGGTTACTCGACCATTATAATTTCGGCGGCTGTCTTGCCGATGATATGGGATTAGGAAAAACTATACAGATCCTCGCATTTATTCTATATCGAAAAGAGAAATATCATTCCGGAACCCACCTGATCATCGTTCCTACTTCCCTGTTGTTCAACTGGCAGGAAGAGATTGAAAAATTTGCTCCTTCTCTTAAGGTATTGATGCATTACGGTCCGGACAGGGAAAAATCAACAAGCCTTTTTCAGGATTATGATATCATATTGACAAGTTATGGAATGCTCCTTTCGGACATCCGTTTCCTTAAAACATTTCATTTTGATTATATTTTCCTTGATGAATCACAAACAATTAAAAATCCCAATTCAGAAAAATATAAATCTGCACGTCTCTTACAAGCCAGAAACAGGATTGTTATTACAGGAACGCCTGTTGAAAACAATACCTTTGATCTGTATGGCCAGCTTTCATTCGCCTCACCCGGATTATTGGGGAGCAAACAATATTTTAAAGATACGTATGCCATTCCCATCGATAAGTTTGAATACAGCAAACGTACTATTGAACTTCAACAAAAAATAAATCCTTTTATTTTAAGAAGAACAAAAAAGCAGGTTGCCAAAGAACTTCCCGAAAAAACAGAAATGGTAATCTACTGTGAAATGGATGCAGAGCAACGTAAAATCTATGATCTTTATGAGCGTGAATTACGCGATTTTATATCCGCTTCCACAGATGATGAAACACTAAAAAACAGCATGCATGTTTTGACAGGTCTTACTAAACTCCGTCAGATATGCAATTCTCCTGTATTACTGAAAGAAGGCTATTCAGGTGATCATGCTGTAAAGATCCAATTATTAACGGAACAGATTGAAAATAAATCAAAAGAACACAAAATTTTGGTATTTTCACAATTTGTAGGAATGCTGGACCTCATCAAAAAAGAACTTGAAAATAAAAATATCCCCTTCGAGTATCTTACAGGACAAACCAGGGACAGAGGTACCAAAGTTCATAGATTTCAGACCGATGACAATGTGAGGGTATTCCTCATCAGCTTAAAAGCTGGTGGTGTAGGACTCAACCTTACAGAAGCTGATTATGTATATCTAGTAGACCCATGGTGGAATCCGGCTGCCGAAAACCAGGCTATTGACAGGAGTTACAGAATAGGGCAGACAAAACATGTAGTGGCCGTCCGTATGGTTTGTACCCATACGATTGAAGAAAAAATACTGAACCTGCAGAAAAAGAAAAGTAAACTGGCCCAAGGACTGATAAAAACAGAAGAATCGAAATTACAAGGCTTCAGTAAAGCAGATTTGCTGGAAATTTTAGAATAGTCTGACGGCATTTTCTTCAACCTCCTTTCTAATTTTACACAATACACATTGCTTGCAATATCTGTCGTTAGGTTTTCGTATCTTTGATTTTTATAATTTTAAAGTTATGAGCGATCGGCTGGAAACCATTGAAGACTATTACAGAAATATCAGAGAAAACCAATTAAAAATGTTTGATTCTCACGATTTTGAATTGGGGAAATCACACTTTAATATCTCTATGCGAAGATATTGCAGCTTCAAAAGCCCGTACAATCGTCGTGATTATTACAAAATAAGCTTCATCATCGGTAAAGGAACTTTTAAATATGGACAACAGGAATTGTATGTAGACCGTCCTGCTTTGTTTTTTCCCTCTCCAAATATTCCTTATTCATGGGAATGCGATGGAGATCTTCAGGAAGGCTACTTCTGCCTTTTCAATCAGGAATTCTTTAACGGAAGTTCGGAATTCAAGCTATTTAAGAAAACATCATTATTTAAGGAATGGAGCATGCCTATTGTATTTTTGACAGAAGAACAGACTCAGTTGACAACGGTGTATTTTGAACAAATGTACAAGCTCAATAATTCAAATTATCCGTTTCGCTGCGGAAGCATTAAAAGTCATCTGGCATCTGTCCTTCATCTTGCCCTTGAAAACCGCGTAGAAGACGTTGATCCTGATGAACTTCCGGCAAATGTACGCCTGTACCGTCTTTTTGACGAATTGCTCAACAAACAGTTCCCTTTAGATTCTCCTGCCTATCCGCTTGCCCTGAAAACCGCATCAGATTTTGCCGAACGCCTTAATGTACACGTCAATCATTTAAATTCTTCTGTAAAATCTGTAACCCAGCTTACTACCACACATATTATTAAGGAAAGGATGTTTGAGGAATCTAAAAACCTTTTAAAATACACCAACTGGGATATTGCGGAAATCGGTTACACTTTGGGATTCGATCAACCCTCTCATTTTAATAATTTCTTCAA
The sequence above is drawn from the Chryseobacterium daecheongense genome and encodes:
- a CDS encoding helix-turn-helix transcriptional regulator — protein: MSDRLETIEDYYRNIRENQLKMFDSHDFELGKSHFNISMRRYCSFKSPYNRRDYYKISFIIGKGTFKYGQQELYVDRPALFFPSPNIPYSWECDGDLQEGYFCLFNQEFFNGSSEFKLFKKTSLFKEWSMPIVFLTEEQTQLTTVYFEQMYKLNNSNYPFRCGSIKSHLASVLHLALENRVEDVDPDELPANVRLYRLFDELLNKQFPLDSPAYPLALKTASDFAERLNVHVNHLNSSVKSVTQLTTTHIIKERMFEESKNLLKYTNWDIAEIGYTLGFDQPSHFNNFFKKYSNTSPLKFKHAI
- a CDS encoding SNF2-related protein, producing MELPKEYILRNTHISTLSVYELLKHTSTAKFMEEKNFHDIEPVALEINSGVFTKSVSTIGFPNISVSQVGSSIVTACSCDQYGEKLCEHQAEIIYCILEQKNYRIFYDANLRQRTLVSHAKSFGLENEPDLDTYFQLELQNGKLNIQSRIKELLQIDEPGFKQNLLPTRQSVLKELAIQETERKRILVIGKHRYYNHLNFSLMEADTTQSGKIKNPLTPIHPMQLVWKADQPAEIKFYTAIASFQNKFNEEADATEMEALKLIIRNPQGLDTYYHDHTISEAISSKSLIPVKLNLLKAEILLTVFKKEPFYEITGELLFNDISLSFKNVIIRHDCFIYHQNTLNLIDNPDLLRVIRFFKSNNEILLIHASKYEHFLHTVLSPLETHVQINYSYIRTASPVQLQEKDFQMEKIIYLHQEGNYISITPVMKYGSVEVAVYSRKQLYDTDQNGNLFKIERNYEAETALTSIVMIQHEDFQDQLEGHEYFYLYKDKFLDADWFLRTFEAWRNEGITILGFNELKNNKLNPHSAKINIQVTSGIDWFNAKLSVRFGGKEASLKQVHRALRNKTKFIQLDDGTQGILPDEWIKKIDRYFQIGDMDGELLKIPKVSFSEVSDWFEKEVLSKEVQTEIHSYSKQFSVLKKAPEIPVPAGLRTTLRDYQKEGLNWLGLLDHYNFGGCLADDMGLGKTIQILAFILYRKEKYHSGTHLIIVPTSLLFNWQEEIEKFAPSLKVLMHYGPDREKSTSLFQDYDIILTSYGMLLSDIRFLKTFHFDYIFLDESQTIKNPNSEKYKSARLLQARNRIVITGTPVENNTFDLYGQLSFASPGLLGSKQYFKDTYAIPIDKFEYSKRTIELQQKINPFILRRTKKQVAKELPEKTEMVIYCEMDAEQRKIYDLYERELRDFISASTDDETLKNSMHVLTGLTKLRQICNSPVLLKEGYSGDHAVKIQLLTEQIENKSKEHKILVFSQFVGMLDLIKKELENKNIPFEYLTGQTRDRGTKVHRFQTDDNVRVFLISLKAGGVGLNLTEADYVYLVDPWWNPAAENQAIDRSYRIGQTKHVVAVRMVCTHTIEEKILNLQKKKSKLAQGLIKTEESKLQGFSKADLLEILE